The proteins below are encoded in one region of Lactuca sativa cultivar Salinas chromosome 3, Lsat_Salinas_v11, whole genome shotgun sequence:
- the LOC111902417 gene encoding acyltransferase Pun1, which produces MASYMAKRAMKMEIITQEIVKPSSPTPNYLKTFKLSLLDQLAMHSYIPILLIYESGSLTNTDVLKETLSQTLTKYYPFAGRLRKDGITVDCGDQGVVFVEAKISGCGVADFLQNPMYETQKLLFPEGFLWKGSCIDQSFLAAQITSFEGGGTAVTVSISHKVADGTTSATFLSDWASMTRGEVRPLPMILARSIPSSDLGYTVPEIVLDNSTSCVTKRYVFDAKKIAGLKNSVMGLVENPTKVQVVTAYLYKCAIAASLEKTGCFRKSTLIQLVNMRPRMMPQLPENSIGNFSWYFTISNSDQSERSLSSLVLDLKEGIKEVCNGGDHVDLSDWLMDVMEYSGNVKQLFDDLEVYRCTSLCRRPFYQMDFGWGYPKWVTMADVHVKNTFVLFDTPDGDGIEAMVSLENDDMRLFQCNQYLLH; this is translated from the coding sequence ATGGCTTCTTACATGGCTAAAAGGGCAATGAAAATGGAAATAATCACCCAAGAAATCGTCAAACCTTCATCTCCAACCCCCAATTATCTCAAAACTTTTAAGCTTTCGTTGCTCGATCAACTCGCTATGCATTCCTATATTCCAATCTTGCTTATATATGAATCTGGAAGCTTAACCAATACTGATGTTCTGAAAGAAACGCTATCTCAAACGCTAACAAAGTACTACCCTTTTGCAGGTAGGCTTAGAAAAGATGGTATCACTGTTGATTGTGGTGATCAAGGAGTCGTTTTTGTGGAAgcaaaaatttcgggttgtgggGTAGCCGATTTCCTTCAAAACCCCATGTACGAGACCCAAAAGTTATTGTTTCCTGAAGGTTTCTTGTGGAAGGGATCATGCATAGATCAGAGTTTTCTTGCAGCTCAAATAACATCTTTTGAAGGTGGTGGAACTGCGGTTACTGTTTCCATATCGCATAAAGTTGCAGACGGAACCACGAGTGCTACTTTTCTAAGCGACTGGGCTTCCATGACACGAGGCGAAGTGAGACCACTGCCGATGATACTTGCTAGATCCATTCCTTCTTCAGATCTTGGATACACAGTGCCTGAAATCGTGTTGGACAATAGTACGTCATGTGTCACAAAAAGATACGTTTTTGATGCCAAAAAGATCGCCGGATTAAAAAACTCTGTGATGGGATTGGTGGAAAACCCTACAAAGGTCCAAGTCGTGACAGCTTATCTCTACAAATGCGCCATCGCTGCTTCACTGGAGAAAACGGGTTGTTTTAGAAAATCAACATTGATTCAGCTGGTTAACATGCGACCACGAATGATGCCACAGTTGCCGGAAAATTCTATCGGAAACTTCAGTTGGTACTTCACAATATCGAACAGTGATCAGAGCGAAAGAAGTTTAAGCAGTTTGGTGCTTGATTTGAAGGAAGGGATCAAGGAAGTCTGCAATGGTGGAGATCATGTTGATTTGAGTGATTGGTTGATGGATGTTATGGAGTATTCAGGTAATGTGAAGCAGTTGTTTGATGATCTTGAAGTGTACAGGTGTACCAGTTTGTGCAGGAGACCTTTTTACCAGATGGATTTCGGATGGGGATACCCGAAGTGGGTGACTATGGCAGATGTGCATGTGAAGAACACATTCGTGTTGTTTGATACACCAGATGGAGATGGAATTGAAGCCATGGTGAGTCTTGAAAATGATGATATGAGATTGTTTCAATGCAATCAATATCTCCTACATTGA